A stretch of Candidatus Thorarchaeota archaeon DNA encodes these proteins:
- a CDS encoding PQQ-binding-like beta-propeller repeat protein, producing the protein MKHRITSIILLVFLSVSVVSIVPALPATNADGDVVPTPSAPLDDLPENIEPKVKDLLADEEQPEYPADTDIGKALGDRENLYSKIFEPWKSKAAIHSVAYHEETGFLALGGGYLYDNEIHIYRLNTETGYFDKVWDSGDGIIQSDVLSLDFADTDLNDFLEIVAGSSDGHFYVFEQRHIYDPETNTENMFDHVYTSPWMFRVFDVEVEDVDKDYRPDIIAGTWEGVYLFEYDRHSGYPFTEEHWIEYRQVWHSGSLNGERVYSIEAGDSNNNGLPEIIAGTREGTVYVFENDGLTTMINGQPFPLVQDNAYYLNWTSENYTWTPIRDMALGELDGTSGDEIALVASGQGILTLDWNSNRRTYDYEKVYKEYAEWETFGHWALDYWVDKVVQANNVTYHDPNNASIVESEPINYVWGGSYFVPNASVYPYNTGMAWETDGNYSTFDSSIAGVDNATAIVDFGKDEEGTGGANSMPDIIMAFRNTLSQDVFDNLNFSVGQSSTDFEQISADRFTIDGNLLRIDVDDALQRRKWDWFRYAKISVFNEATYEINSLELQQVYNLLTDALSVTIGPLRRNAYAYFSETEESEKIIAGTATGKYIGISYDSMDDDFDIIFDSGEDERYTEGTGIWDLVNVQTMTDVPIWRYLFNPNPDGFVPPLFQIPSGKGYTSWSYGRHNLLGAPNYLVGTNESEIAALNMLGQMDSEVNSYLSPVNTYLSGTGSDKPSVAVEMPFIDTNQFSRMPVVAISSYDPGVNPTWSAASLSTATINFFYRSTQNTSAPFSERVSISDVDATGAITELLGVSQTTPKMHFVDVDGDEDKDMVFTNGRLYLARNLLQENGGYTNDLSLSIVYDYFKGINDVAPGKGWGQPHMFDLDDDGDLDIIMNYVDRAGATAFLNEGTEQNPHWVEDDNIFSNNRPQTSLRYNNFTDIRIVPTGKGYTLDVYADVNNFDVDVDYTMVAYDLDNSYTLWAEPIFDAVDSYIAATYPRVVRTEMSLMYGGGQDFLNFGFRIRESWSTDDDLDEWTLTVDSGDLDDDDNGEIVIGDYDNNVYVFENLVNNTYKRMYQSFDLNHTVTTDESPYLYDELEGISGEFTRRIWGHAKHLLAGVDLDKDGLKEFIVSSGLQLYVFEDMNLTGGDQMEFVYSIDLRNSEFVGEPGWNQVEEITAIAQGNDLDYDSRKELIVGAGPYLFVFNVPNNDFNGTENNDYFVTQPSLDGRYYLLGNPYSDKYEYASIQTIAVGDTDKDAYREIIIGGTNDTRYQRETGFAYIYESQGGTFHKVWEAPPEVVKWNPVSVIKIDDQDYDSYQEIIIGHTKGFDIWEWIPATDSKYQKTEYVTASPNYPIIPVNHTLRGTESFDITDRAHSSLTNGRGSFSNYVMHVYTNETIPSTETNEIQESKLYWKKYDKTTGEWSFGQPLYANPYGEKGELGHDDQPTVTTTDAGEIYAAWRVVDEFGDWYLYAAKFDIATETWGNPLRLTSGVGYEYRHYPEIFEFNSTHMGIAYVKRFIIGSDVIPISSVLYFNKDMTAGVTGHEIYFKQVGDLWVHSISITRTDEGKFILAMAAENRGLNKLDYDIWTLELNGSMWAGNNSIHQATSSRNDELFPDIDQLESEDNSLVVIYESVTSPYERRIGMAASTDGGLSWGHQDNLNVIPKFVERIEHLDTGQVSYQWDTSVYTGLRAFSPTVVAMDGEGFMYAFVWTFSEAEINFADYTFNLGWPMYGINPQSDWTGNHLGPVKDLDTGDSDKDGRKEIVAGWDNQVGSYELKSSTNGTGFMTYEEVWLSEIYENSFNGLTVYDSNGNGWPEIAVATGRGDVFLYEYRKPSSGATDLVFPEQTLNTSVGIYGSLLTINKWDFDADSKEEILLGSQINGSLMAIDDDGTTLWENTDATGRYFWIDLIDLNNDTAPEVIGRSQDTHLYAIDGSTGNQLWNYSAGSVYIYGVDGGDLTGSADTELTIGLSNGSLVVLSNQGDVIASHNVAGSEIYGVELGRFTESNTTLAAFGTYGGEFTVVNPLNGTTVYTASNIIRGGSWPSEIHAYDFDEDGVKELVFGDEEIRILSLTTGEIYFNSTAYGDIHHDIFIEDFDGDTNVEIVSFTQYNGVFMVEPKGGVTQWHYNPEISVLQDIDVGYLGGTGTLDIAVVSSGGYTVALDGKNGIPMWFHELSELYVGGVAANLTGGKYDRLAGSSTSGRVFGFTSQEQPAPVVEPAWVAHSEYIAFNTGKETLDQGIAEDFNGDDVDEILVNNFDRHLNLWNATTGELIWNVSFNEGIDSIRVGNVDGSGYLDVGVLLNELFVIVKGESGANITEFEVPDGFQVADFYIDDFNAGHVGEELAVTYERYLPYLGYVAWYDDSGSEMYRSKQNVTNWGNSMAVGRFTNSGTLDVAIGGYNNIVKIFRGTDGSYVQEYNLGDYIYEIVPGYFDGDNYEDIALRGSDYDITVVEQAGNSMLFDVPVDSRFRSYHAADVVAGDGVDELLVNIEELGIIGYDNAVNEVWRFDSATTLPEQLASVRISDWGSDGVEDVVFTNWNYINVINGSTQNLAWHYVGSDGVYDPMIGNFDSASTPEDIAYLSDSKVVIVSGSETPLTSPSSPEAAELDPSIIEQIASTSITVTPLILLMVAPVSIYWRRKEEK; encoded by the coding sequence ATGAAGCATAGAATTACATCAATCATTCTACTAGTATTTCTATCAGTAAGCGTAGTCTCCATAGTACCAGCATTACCGGCTACAAACGCTGACGGAGATGTAGTTCCTACTCCATCTGCTCCTCTGGATGATTTGCCCGAGAATATCGAGCCAAAGGTAAAGGATCTTCTCGCGGATGAAGAACAACCCGAGTATCCCGCAGATACAGATATTGGAAAAGCGCTCGGCGACAGAGAGAACCTTTACAGCAAAATTTTCGAACCTTGGAAATCCAAGGCGGCCATCCATTCTGTAGCATATCACGAAGAAACTGGATTCCTAGCACTGGGCGGAGGGTATCTCTATGATAACGAGATTCACATCTATCGCCTGAACACAGAAACTGGCTATTTCGACAAGGTCTGGGATAGTGGGGACGGAATCATCCAGAGTGATGTGCTCAGCCTTGACTTTGCTGACACGGACTTGAATGATTTCCTCGAGATTGTGGCTGGAAGCTCTGATGGGCACTTCTATGTGTTTGAGCAGAGACACATCTATGATCCCGAGACCAACACCGAGAACATGTTTGACCATGTTTACACTTCACCATGGATGTTCCGTGTTTTCGATGTTGAAGTAGAGGATGTCGATAAAGACTACCGCCCAGATATCATCGCGGGAACATGGGAAGGTGTGTATCTGTTTGAATATGACAGACACTCTGGCTATCCATTCACAGAAGAGCATTGGATTGAGTACAGACAGGTATGGCACTCGGGCTCTTTGAATGGAGAGAGAGTATATTCCATAGAGGCGGGAGACAGCAATAACAATGGGCTTCCAGAGATCATTGCTGGAACTCGCGAAGGGACCGTATATGTTTTCGAGAACGATGGGCTCACGACGATGATCAACGGGCAGCCGTTCCCCCTTGTGCAGGATAATGCGTACTACCTGAACTGGACAAGTGAGAATTACACATGGACGCCAATTCGAGATATGGCTCTAGGTGAACTTGATGGAACCTCGGGAGATGAAATCGCTCTTGTTGCTTCTGGACAGGGAATATTGACTCTGGACTGGAATAGCAATCGGAGAACCTACGATTACGAGAAGGTCTACAAGGAGTATGCTGAATGGGAAACCTTCGGACACTGGGCATTGGATTATTGGGTTGATAAAGTCGTTCAAGCAAACAACGTCACCTATCACGACCCGAATAATGCATCCATCGTGGAATCCGAACCTATCAATTACGTATGGGGCGGATCATACTTCGTTCCAAATGCAAGTGTCTATCCATACAATACTGGTATGGCTTGGGAGACTGATGGCAATTATTCCACATTTGACTCGAGCATAGCTGGGGTTGACAATGCAACAGCTATAGTTGATTTTGGCAAGGATGAAGAAGGCACTGGAGGAGCTAACTCGATGCCAGATATCATTATGGCATTCAGGAATACCTTATCACAAGATGTTTTTGATAATCTGAACTTCTCAGTTGGTCAGAGTTCAACAGATTTTGAGCAGATATCAGCTGACCGTTTCACAATCGATGGTAACTTGCTGAGGATAGATGTCGATGATGCGCTTCAACGAAGAAAATGGGATTGGTTTAGGTATGCCAAGATTTCCGTTTTCAATGAGGCTACATACGAAATCAATTCACTCGAACTCCAACAGGTCTACAATCTTCTTACAGACGCCCTATCAGTGACTATTGGTCCATTGAGGAGGAATGCATATGCATATTTCTCAGAGACTGAAGAATCAGAAAAAATCATAGCTGGCACTGCAACAGGCAAGTACATCGGGATTTCCTATGATTCCATGGATGACGATTTCGATATTATCTTCGATTCCGGAGAAGATGAAAGATACACAGAAGGAACAGGAATCTGGGACCTGGTAAACGTTCAAACCATGACAGACGTGCCAATATGGAGGTATTTGTTCAATCCTAATCCAGATGGCTTCGTTCCGCCTCTGTTTCAAATCCCTTCAGGAAAGGGCTATACTTCTTGGAGCTATGGTAGACACAATCTGCTTGGAGCACCAAACTATCTTGTAGGAACCAATGAGAGCGAGATTGCTGCCTTAAACATGCTAGGGCAAATGGATTCTGAAGTCAACTCCTATCTCAGCCCTGTGAATACGTATCTTTCAGGAACGGGAAGTGACAAACCATCAGTGGCTGTTGAAATGCCATTCATAGACACGAATCAGTTCAGTAGAATGCCTGTTGTAGCAATATCGTCATACGACCCTGGTGTGAATCCAACATGGTCAGCTGCATCGCTTTCAACGGCAACAATCAATTTCTTCTATCGAAGTACCCAGAATACGTCAGCACCGTTCTCAGAACGGGTATCAATTTCCGATGTTGATGCTACTGGTGCTATAACAGAACTCCTTGGGGTTTCACAGACCACTCCAAAGATGCATTTCGTTGATGTTGATGGAGATGAAGACAAGGACATGGTCTTTACGAATGGTCGGCTCTATCTTGCAAGGAATCTCTTGCAGGAGAACGGGGGATACACCAATGATTTGAGCCTTAGCATTGTCTATGACTACTTCAAGGGCATAAACGATGTTGCTCCTGGGAAAGGATGGGGGCAACCACATATGTTTGATCTTGATGATGATGGTGATCTCGACATTATTATGAACTACGTTGACCGTGCAGGGGCGACAGCCTTCCTCAACGAAGGAACAGAGCAAAATCCTCACTGGGTTGAGGACGACAACATATTCAGCAACAACCGCCCACAGACGAGCCTTAGATACAACAACTTCACCGACATCCGTATTGTACCTACTGGCAAAGGATACACACTTGATGTCTACGCGGATGTAAACAATTTCGATGTTGATGTCGATTACACTATGGTTGCATATGATTTGGATAACAGCTACACTCTCTGGGCTGAACCGATATTTGATGCAGTTGATAGTTACATAGCTGCAACGTATCCACGGGTCGTCAGGACCGAGATGAGTTTAATGTATGGCGGAGGGCAAGACTTCCTGAACTTCGGTTTTAGAATCAGGGAATCATGGAGTACAGATGATGACCTAGATGAATGGACACTGACAGTTGATTCGGGGGACCTGGATGATGATGATAACGGAGAAATCGTCATAGGTGACTATGACAATAACGTCTACGTCTTTGAGAATCTCGTGAATAACACATACAAGCGCATGTATCAATCATTTGACTTGAATCATACTGTGACAACCGATGAAAGTCCATATCTCTATGATGAACTGGAGGGCATATCTGGTGAGTTCACACGTAGAATCTGGGGTCACGCAAAGCACCTCCTGGCAGGGGTGGACCTCGACAAGGACGGCCTGAAGGAATTCATTGTAAGCTCAGGCTTGCAACTCTACGTTTTCGAGGACATGAACCTAACCGGAGGAGACCAGATGGAGTTTGTGTACTCAATAGACCTCAGAAACTCAGAATTCGTCGGTGAACCGGGTTGGAACCAAGTCGAGGAGATAACTGCTATCGCACAAGGTAATGACTTGGACTACGACTCACGCAAAGAGCTCATAGTAGGCGCAGGACCATATCTCTTTGTGTTCAATGTTCCGAATAATGATTTCAATGGAACAGAGAACAATGACTATTTCGTAACGCAGCCCAGTCTCGATGGTAGATACTACCTTCTAGGAAACCCCTATTCCGACAAGTACGAGTACGCTTCCATTCAGACAATTGCTGTAGGTGATACCGACAAGGATGCATATCGGGAAATTATCATTGGTGGGACAAATGATACCCGCTATCAGCGAGAGACTGGATTTGCATACATCTACGAATCACAAGGTGGTACGTTCCACAAGGTGTGGGAGGCACCACCGGAGGTGGTCAAATGGAATCCTGTATCAGTTATCAAAATCGATGACCAAGACTATGATAGCTATCAAGAAATAATCATTGGTCACACCAAGGGATTTGACATCTGGGAATGGATTCCTGCGACAGATTCCAAGTATCAGAAAACGGAGTACGTAACTGCATCTCCAAACTACCCCATTATCCCAGTCAATCATACATTGCGAGGAACGGAATCCTTTGACATCACAGACAGAGCTCATTCAAGTCTGACGAACGGGAGAGGTAGTTTCAGCAATTACGTGATGCATGTCTATACCAACGAGACCATTCCTTCAACCGAAACCAATGAGATCCAGGAAAGCAAGCTGTACTGGAAGAAATATGACAAGACGACAGGTGAATGGTCGTTTGGACAGCCACTTTACGCTAATCCATATGGTGAGAAGGGTGAACTCGGTCATGACGACCAGCCCACGGTAACCACTACTGATGCTGGAGAAATCTATGCTGCATGGAGAGTGGTAGATGAATTCGGTGATTGGTACCTGTACGCTGCAAAGTTCGATATAGCAACCGAAACATGGGGAAATCCTCTTAGATTAACAAGTGGAGTTGGGTACGAATATCGGCATTACCCAGAAATCTTCGAGTTCAACTCAACACACATGGGTATTGCCTATGTTAAGCGTTTCATTATCGGTTCAGACGTGATTCCCATTTCAAGTGTCCTATATTTCAATAAAGATATGACAGCAGGAGTCACTGGTCATGAGATATACTTCAAACAAGTTGGAGATCTATGGGTCCACTCGATATCCATCACTCGAACCGATGAAGGGAAATTCATTTTGGCCATGGCTGCAGAAAACCGAGGGCTCAACAAGCTGGACTATGATATCTGGACACTTGAACTGAACGGTAGTATGTGGGCGGGGAACAACAGCATTCATCAAGCAACCTCATCCCGTAATGATGAGCTCTTCCCCGACATTGATCAGCTTGAATCAGAAGACAATTCGCTAGTGGTCATATACGAATCGGTAACATCACCATATGAGAGAAGGATAGGTATGGCTGCAAGCACCGATGGTGGGTTGAGTTGGGGGCATCAAGATAATCTGAATGTTATTCCCAAGTTTGTCGAAAGGATAGAGCATCTAGACACAGGTCAGGTCTCGTATCAATGGGACACATCGGTCTATACTGGTCTGCGAGCTTTCTCACCTACAGTCGTAGCAATGGATGGAGAAGGATTCATGTATGCCTTCGTTTGGACATTCAGCGAAGCGGAGATCAATTTTGCTGACTACACATTCAATCTGGGTTGGCCGATGTATGGCATTAATCCACAATCAGATTGGACAGGGAACCACTTGGGCCCTGTAAAAGACCTTGATACTGGTGATTCGGATAAAGATGGTAGAAAGGAGATTGTAGCTGGATGGGATAACCAAGTTGGATCATACGAGCTCAAGTCCTCCACTAACGGAACAGGATTCATGACTTATGAGGAGGTCTGGTTGTCCGAGATATATGAGAACTCATTCAACGGTCTGACTGTCTATGATTCCAACGGGAATGGCTGGCCAGAGATTGCTGTTGCCACAGGTAGGGGTGATGTGTTCCTCTACGAATATCGGAAACCATCATCTGGTGCTACTGACTTGGTCTTTCCGGAACAGACCCTGAATACGAGCGTCGGTATCTATGGATCACTACTCACCATCAACAAATGGGACTTCGATGCTGATTCGAAGGAAGAAATTCTACTTGGATCGCAGATAAACGGTAGTCTCATGGCCATTGATGATGACGGAACAACACTATGGGAGAATACAGACGCTACGGGCAGGTACTTCTGGATTGACCTTATCGATCTCAACAATGATACTGCTCCAGAGGTCATTGGTCGATCCCAAGACACTCACCTCTATGCCATTGACGGTTCTACCGGCAATCAGCTCTGGAACTACTCTGCAGGTTCAGTCTACATCTACGGTGTTGACGGGGGCGATCTCACAGGTTCTGCAGATACGGAGCTCACGATTGGACTGTCTAACGGCAGTTTGGTGGTACTCTCAAACCAAGGTGATGTTATAGCAAGCCATAATGTGGCTGGAAGCGAAATTTATGGTGTTGAGCTTGGCCGCTTCACGGAGAGTAATACCACGCTCGCAGCCTTTGGTACGTACGGCGGAGAATTCACAGTTGTCAATCCACTTAATGGAACAACTGTATACACGGCTTCCAACATCATCCGGGGAGGGAGTTGGCCCAGTGAGATACATGCCTACGATTTCGATGAAGACGGAGTCAAAGAACTGGTCTTTGGGGACGAAGAAATCCGAATCCTTTCACTCACAACAGGAGAAATCTACTTCAACTCAACGGCCTACGGCGATATCCACCATGATATATTCATTGAGGACTTCGATGGCGATACCAATGTGGAGATAGTCTCCTTCACACAATACAACGGTGTCTTCATGGTTGAACCTAAGGGTGGTGTCACCCAATGGCATTATAATCCAGAGATTAGTGTGCTTCAAGATATAGATGTAGGATACTTAGGCGGGACAGGAACCCTAGACATAGCAGTTGTTAGTAGTGGAGGGTATACTGTTGCGCTCGATGGTAAGAATGGCATCCCGATGTGGTTCCATGAGCTAAGTGAGCTCTATGTTGGAGGCGTGGCGGCGAATCTTACAGGCGGGAAATACGACAGATTAGCTGGGTCTAGTACATCAGGAAGGGTGTTTGGTTTCACTAGTCAGGAACAGCCAGCACCGGTTGTGGAACCAGCCTGGGTAGCCCACTCCGAATATATCGCCTTCAATACTGGCAAAGAAACTCTTGATCAAGGAATTGCTGAGGATTTCAATGGAGATGATGTAGACGAGATTCTGGTCAACAATTTCGATAGGCACCTCAATTTATGGAATGCAACGACAGGCGAACTCATCTGGAACGTAAGTTTCAATGAGGGAATCGATTCAATCAGAGTTGGCAATGTAGATGGCTCAGGATATTTGGATGTGGGAGTTCTTCTCAACGAGCTATTCGTGATTGTGAAAGGTGAAAGCGGTGCGAATATCACTGAATTCGAGGTTCCAGATGGATTCCAAGTTGCAGACTTCTACATTGATGATTTCAACGCAGGGCATGTCGGTGAAGAACTGGCTGTAACTTATGAGAGATATCTACCCTACCTCGGCTATGTAGCATGGTACGATGATTCAGGTTCAGAGATGTATCGTAGCAAGCAGAATGTAACAAACTGGGGTAACTCCATGGCTGTTGGGCGATTTACCAATAGTGGAACTTTGGATGTGGCCATTGGTGGGTACAACAACATCGTGAAAATATTCAGAGGGACTGATGGCAGCTATGTACAAGAGTACAATCTTGGAGATTACATCTACGAGATTGTGCCAGGGTACTTTGATGGAGACAACTATGAAGACATAGCTCTCCGTGGAAGCGACTATGACATTACCGTAGTGGAACAAGCGGGGAATAGCATGCTGTTTGACGTACCTGTGGATTCAAGATTCAGGAGCTATCACGCTGCTGACGTGGTGGCCGGAGATGGAGTGGATGAGCTGCTGGTGAACATTGAGGAACTCGGTATCATAGGATATGATAACGCTGTTAACGAGGTATGGAGATTCGACTCCGCTACGACCCTGCCAGAGCAGCTGGCATCAGTACGGATCAGCGATTGGGGCAGTGATGGTGTAGAAGACGTTGTATTCACCAACTGGAACTACATCAATGTGATAAATGGCTCAACTCAGAATCTAGCATGGCACTATGTTGGCTCCGATGGTGTCTATGATCCGATGATAGGCAATTTCGACTCAGCCAGTACTCCAGAAGATATAGCATATCTATCTGACAGTAAGGTGGTCATTGTATCCGGGTCTGAAACACCGTTGACATCACCTTCGTCACCAGAAGCAGCCGAGCTTGACCCATCAATCATAGAGCAGATAGCATCTACCTCGATTACTGTAACTCCGCTCATATTGCTGATGGTGGCACCAGTGAGTATCTACTGGAGAAGAAAGGAAGAGAAATAG
- a CDS encoding helix-turn-helix transcriptional regulator yields MLILSDFAFSWNVLHNHQIKRDILRTIGEQKGATFTEIKKAVGIEESAALSYHLRELDLLLVHDKDLYKLSDFEEDAYSLLNKLVTHSSSTAAIGIIRRKIGSTIITSYLIWASALGYLTVVEARWNS; encoded by the coding sequence TTGCTTATACTTTCTGACTTTGCCTTTTCTTGGAATGTCCTACACAATCACCAGATAAAGCGAGATATTCTCAGGACGATTGGGGAGCAGAAAGGCGCAACCTTCACCGAAATCAAAAAAGCCGTGGGAATCGAGGAAAGTGCAGCTCTCTCCTATCATTTACGCGAATTGGACTTGCTACTGGTTCACGACAAGGATTTGTACAAATTGTCAGATTTTGAAGAGGATGCTTATAGCCTTCTCAACAAGCTAGTAACGCATTCTTCCTCAACAGCTGCCATTGGAATAATCAGAAGGAAAATAGGATCTACCATTATTACCAGCTATTTGATTTGGGCATCAGCATTAGGATACCTGACTGTTGTGGAAGCCCGTTGGAATTCCTAA
- the mobB gene encoding molybdopterin-guanine dinucleotide biosynthesis protein B, with protein MLRVFAISGFSGTGKTTLVKNVVKHLTKRGYSVGTVKSSKHDILPPEGTDTYIHLKASAHPVVLLGPSTTTIRYTRKLSPSELLERIDADIVVFEGFKSSSIPRVWCVGDRTIEQKNIPDRTHAIISWKSTETENTYSLPVLQSNAIEEIVDIIEKHAVQPEHVQF; from the coding sequence ATGTTGCGCGTATTTGCAATTTCGGGTTTCTCAGGAACGGGCAAGACAACATTGGTGAAAAACGTCGTCAAGCATCTAACCAAAAGAGGGTATTCAGTCGGCACTGTGAAAAGCTCTAAGCATGACATACTCCCACCAGAAGGCACCGATACCTACATCCATCTCAAAGCATCTGCACATCCTGTTGTGCTCCTCGGTCCCAGTACAACCACGATTAGATATACGCGAAAACTATCCCCATCTGAATTGCTTGAAAGAATCGACGCAGATATCGTTGTGTTTGAGGGTTTCAAATCATCTTCAATACCGAGGGTGTGGTGCGTGGGAGATCGGACAATTGAGCAGAAGAACATCCCAGACAGAACACATGCCATAATCAGCTGGAAATCAACTGAAACAGAAAATACGTATTCACTCCCAGTTCTACAATCCAATGCTATTGAGGAAATAGTCGATATAATCGAAAAGCATGCAGTCCAACCTGAACATGTACAGTTCTGA